In Arcobacter ellisii, a genomic segment contains:
- a CDS encoding YkgJ family cysteine cluster protein, which yields MSNLLKKDGFNFAFDPKGCDSCKGNCCIGESGYIWINAQEMQALAFHLNLTLEETKFRYLTKIGYKYSIKEVKLASNNFACCFFNLEKRQCSIYPVRPMQCRTFPFWDYFKENEEEVYKECPAIKNL from the coding sequence TTGAGTAATTTATTAAAAAAAGATGGTTTTAATTTTGCATTTGATCCAAAAGGTTGTGATTCTTGTAAAGGTAATTGCTGTATAGGGGAAAGTGGATATATTTGGATTAATGCACAAGAGATGCAAGCATTAGCTTTTCACTTGAATTTAACTTTAGAAGAGACAAAATTTAGATATTTAACAAAAATTGGATATAAATATAGCATAAAAGAGGTAAAATTAGCTTCAAATAATTTTGCCTGTTGTTTTTTTAATTTAGAAAAAAGACAGTGTTCAATTTATCCCGTAAGACCGATGCAATGTAGAACTTTCCCTTTTTGGGACTATTTTAAAGAAAATGAAGAAGAGGTTTATAAAGAGTGTCCAGCTATAAAAAATCTTTAG